One Peterkaempfera bronchialis DNA window includes the following coding sequences:
- a CDS encoding sensor histidine kinase, which produces MDLNVAAAACAMAGLGVGLTAALAFRWSEREQARSRAGATPHESPLPPGVDTVLSVLRSCAIVLGDGDEVVKASSSAYAMGLVRGGRVVVDEMLQLARSTRRDGEIRQVDLDLPKPGLTRVGGDPFAVSVRVAPLGSRLVLVLVDDLTEARRIEAVRRDFVANVSHELKTPVGALSLLSEAVLDASDDPEAVRRFAGRMQIESTRLTSLVQEIIDLSRVQDDRQLPDPEPVSVDELVAEAMDRSRHQAAAKQITMAAGGTTGLYLDGNRGQLAAALGNLVENAVNYSTPRTRVAIAARTVAGVDDKGYADGSVLVEISVSDQGIGISEKDRERVFERFYRVDPARSRATGGTGLGLSIVKHVAASHGGTVSVWSVEGQGSTFTLRLPVGDPPAGAPQALEAHQAHQAHQAPQAHPAPQAPDTRPAPEPSRPPGSLPVQEPTAASLPAPEVLP; this is translated from the coding sequence ATGGACCTGAACGTGGCTGCCGCCGCCTGCGCGATGGCCGGGCTCGGCGTCGGCCTCACGGCTGCGCTCGCCTTCCGGTGGAGCGAGCGTGAGCAGGCCCGCAGCCGGGCCGGGGCAACCCCCCATGAGTCGCCGCTGCCGCCCGGCGTGGACACCGTGCTCTCGGTGCTGCGCTCCTGCGCGATCGTGCTCGGCGACGGGGACGAGGTGGTCAAGGCATCCTCCTCCGCGTACGCCATGGGCCTGGTGCGCGGCGGCCGGGTGGTGGTCGACGAGATGCTTCAGCTGGCCCGCTCCACCCGCCGGGACGGCGAGATCCGCCAGGTCGACCTGGACCTGCCCAAACCCGGGCTCACCCGGGTCGGCGGCGATCCCTTCGCGGTCTCCGTACGGGTCGCCCCGCTCGGCTCCCGGCTGGTCCTGGTCCTGGTCGACGACCTCACCGAGGCCCGCCGGATCGAGGCGGTCCGCCGCGACTTCGTCGCCAATGTCAGCCATGAGCTCAAGACCCCGGTCGGTGCCCTCTCGCTGCTCTCCGAGGCGGTGCTGGACGCCAGCGACGACCCCGAGGCGGTACGCCGCTTCGCGGGCCGGATGCAGATCGAGTCCACCCGGCTGACCAGCCTGGTCCAGGAGATCATCGACCTCTCCCGGGTCCAGGACGACCGGCAGCTGCCCGACCCCGAGCCGGTCTCGGTGGACGAGCTGGTCGCCGAGGCGATGGACCGCTCCCGGCACCAGGCCGCGGCCAAGCAGATCACCATGGCGGCGGGCGGCACCACCGGCCTCTACCTGGACGGCAACCGCGGCCAGCTGGCCGCCGCGCTGGGCAACCTGGTGGAGAACGCCGTCAACTACAGCACCCCCCGCACCCGGGTGGCGATTGCCGCCCGGACCGTCGCCGGGGTGGACGACAAGGGCTACGCCGACGGCTCGGTGCTGGTCGAGATCTCGGTCAGCGACCAGGGGATCGGCATCTCCGAGAAGGACCGCGAGCGCGTCTTCGAGCGGTTCTACCGGGTCGACCCCGCCCGCTCCCGGGCGACCGGGGGCACCGGGCTGGGGCTCTCCATCGTCAAGCATGTGGCCGCCTCGCACGGCGGCACCGTCTCGGTCTGGAGCGTGGAGGGCCAGGGGTCCACCTTCACCCTGCGGCTGCCCGTCGGAGACCCGCCCGCCGGCGCCCCCCAGGCCCTCGAAGCCCACCAGGCGCACCAGGCCCACCAGGCCCCGCAGGCCCACCCGGCCCCGCAGGCCCCCGACACCCGCCCAGCCCCCGAACCGTCCCGTCCCCCGGGCTCCCTCCCCGTGCAGGAGCCCACAGCCGCATCCCTACCTGCCCCGGAGGTCCTTCCGTGA
- the phoU gene encoding phosphate signaling complex protein PhoU, with the protein MRDAYHEELDAIGDGLVEMARLVGSAMGRATTALLDADLALAESVIAADEKVDALHHELENRAIDLLARQQPVATDLRIVVTSLRMSADLERSGDLARHVAKLARLRYPDSAVPRDLHSTILEMGQLAQRLVAKAGLVIATKDVDAALELERDDDEMDQLHRELFSHLLDDRWHHGIETAVDVTLCGRYYERFADHAVSVAKRVVFLVTGEHADEFVPETR; encoded by the coding sequence ATGCGCGACGCGTACCACGAGGAGCTCGACGCGATCGGCGACGGCCTGGTCGAGATGGCCCGCCTGGTCGGCTCCGCCATGGGCCGGGCCACCACGGCGCTGCTCGACGCCGACCTGGCGCTGGCCGAGAGCGTGATCGCCGCCGACGAGAAGGTGGACGCCCTCCACCACGAACTGGAGAACCGGGCCATCGACCTGCTCGCCCGGCAGCAGCCCGTCGCCACCGATCTGCGGATCGTGGTCACCTCGCTGCGGATGAGCGCCGACCTGGAGCGCTCCGGCGATCTGGCCCGCCATGTCGCCAAGCTGGCCCGGCTGCGCTACCCGGACTCCGCCGTCCCCCGCGACCTGCACAGCACCATCCTGGAGATGGGGCAGCTGGCGCAGCGGCTGGTGGCCAAGGCCGGGCTGGTGATCGCCACCAAGGACGTGGACGCGGCGCTGGAGCTGGAGCGCGACGACGACGAGATGGACCAGCTGCACCGGGAGCTCTTCTCCCATCTGTTGGACGACCGCTGGCACCACGGCATCGAGACGGCGGTGGATGTCACGCTCTGCGGGCGCTACTACGAGCGGTTCGCCGACCATGCGGTCTCGGTGGCCAAGCGCGTGGTCTTCCTGGTGACGGGCGAGCACGCGGACGAGTTCGTCCCGGAGACGCGCTAA
- a CDS encoding phosphoglyceromutase, translated as MADSPYRLVLLRHGESEWNQKNLFTGWVDVDLNEKGEREAARGGELLTAEGLLPDVLHTSLLRRAIRTAQIALDKADRHWIPVRRSWRLNERHYGALQGKDKAQTLAEFGEEQFQLWRRSYDTPPPVLDDGAEFSQAADPRYAEIPSEVRPRTECLKDVVVRMLPYWYDAIVPDLADGRTVLVTAHGNSLRALVKHLDGISDEAIAGLNIPTGIPLLYELDADFKPLTPGGRYLDPDAAKAAIEAVKNQGKK; from the coding sequence ATGGCTGACTCCCCGTACCGACTCGTGCTGCTCCGCCACGGCGAGAGCGAGTGGAACCAGAAGAACCTCTTCACCGGTTGGGTCGACGTCGACCTCAACGAGAAGGGCGAGAGGGAGGCCGCGCGCGGCGGCGAGCTGCTCACCGCCGAGGGCCTGCTGCCCGACGTGCTGCACACCTCCCTGCTGCGCCGTGCCATCCGTACCGCCCAGATCGCCCTGGACAAGGCCGACCGCCACTGGATCCCGGTCCGCCGCAGCTGGCGCCTGAACGAGCGTCACTACGGCGCCCTCCAGGGCAAGGACAAGGCGCAGACCCTGGCCGAGTTCGGCGAGGAGCAGTTCCAGCTCTGGCGCCGCTCGTACGACACCCCGCCGCCGGTGCTCGACGACGGAGCCGAGTTCTCCCAGGCCGCGGACCCGCGCTACGCGGAGATCCCCAGCGAGGTGCGCCCGCGCACGGAGTGCCTCAAGGACGTCGTGGTGCGCATGCTGCCCTACTGGTACGACGCGATCGTGCCGGACCTGGCCGACGGCCGCACCGTGCTGGTCACCGCGCACGGCAACAGCCTGCGCGCGCTGGTGAAGCACCTCGACGGCATCTCCGACGAGGCCATCGCCGGCCTGAACATCCCCACCGGCATCCCGCTCCTCTATGAGCTCGACGCCGACTTCAAGCCGCTCACCCCCGGTGGCCGCTACCTCGACCCGGACGCGGCCAAGGCCGCCATCGAGGCCGTGAAGAACCAGGGCAAGAAGTAA
- a CDS encoding MDR family MFS transporter — protein sequence MPAAPAPSGLRRAVAETAGGLPASFWWLWTSTLVNRLGGFVVTFLALYLTVGRGYSATYAGLVASLYGLGCAVAAVVGGVLADRIGRRPTLLAAQLGTAVCTLLLGFAEGQVAIAAAALLLGLTSNASRPATSAIMADVVKPQDRVRAFSLNYWAINIGFGVSAAVAGLVAAHGYLVLFIADAAATLLCALVVYAKVPETRPEAAPEPAVAADEAEKAAGGARPQRVGLGRVLADGPFMALVGLTFLVALIAQQGSTTLAVDMGAAGLSSTQYGLVIGLNGLLIVLLQIPVTRLMTGRSRAALLFAAALLTGWGFGLTAFAHSAAFYAVTVAVWTVGEIIQAPTTMALVVELSPTEARGRYQGVYSLSWSAASFVAPAAGGFLLDQAGGGAVWGACAVLGTVAAVGYALLVRSRPVPAAVPVPAPTPAPTPAPAPALTEEPARAAAAEAPAP from the coding sequence ATGCCCGCCGCACCCGCCCCCTCCGGACTGCGCAGGGCGGTGGCCGAGACGGCCGGCGGCCTGCCCGCCAGCTTCTGGTGGCTGTGGACCAGCACGCTGGTCAACCGGCTGGGCGGCTTTGTCGTCACCTTCCTCGCCCTCTATCTGACCGTCGGCCGGGGCTACTCGGCCACCTACGCCGGGCTGGTCGCCTCCCTCTACGGGCTGGGCTGCGCGGTGGCGGCGGTGGTCGGCGGGGTGCTCGCGGACCGGATCGGCCGCCGGCCGACGCTGCTGGCGGCCCAACTGGGCACCGCCGTCTGCACCCTGCTGCTGGGCTTCGCCGAGGGCCAGGTGGCGATTGCGGCGGCGGCCCTGCTGCTCGGCCTCACCAGCAACGCCTCCAGGCCCGCCACCTCGGCGATCATGGCCGATGTGGTGAAGCCGCAGGACCGGGTGCGGGCCTTCTCGCTCAACTACTGGGCGATCAACATCGGCTTCGGGGTCTCGGCGGCGGTGGCCGGGCTGGTGGCCGCCCATGGCTATCTGGTGCTCTTCATCGCCGATGCCGCAGCCACCCTGCTCTGCGCGCTGGTGGTCTATGCCAAGGTGCCCGAGACCCGGCCCGAGGCTGCCCCTGAGCCCGCCGTCGCAGCGGACGAGGCGGAGAAGGCGGCGGGCGGCGCGCGGCCGCAGCGGGTCGGCCTGGGCCGGGTGCTGGCCGACGGCCCGTTCATGGCCCTGGTGGGGCTCACCTTCCTGGTCGCCCTGATCGCCCAGCAGGGCAGCACCACGCTGGCCGTGGACATGGGTGCGGCAGGGCTGTCGTCCACCCAGTACGGCCTGGTCATCGGCCTCAACGGGCTGCTGATCGTGCTGCTCCAGATCCCGGTGACCCGGCTGATGACCGGGCGCAGCCGGGCGGCGCTGCTCTTCGCGGCCGCGCTGCTGACCGGCTGGGGGTTCGGGCTGACCGCCTTTGCGCACTCGGCGGCGTTCTATGCGGTGACGGTGGCGGTGTGGACGGTCGGCGAGATCATCCAGGCGCCGACCACCATGGCGCTGGTGGTGGAGCTGTCGCCGACCGAGGCGCGCGGCCGGTATCAAGGGGTCTACTCGCTCTCCTGGTCGGCGGCGTCCTTTGTGGCCCCGGCGGCGGGCGGGTTCCTGCTGGACCAGGCGGGCGGCGGCGCGGTGTGGGGGGCGTGCGCGGTGCTGGGCACGGTCGCGGCGGTGGGTTACGCGCTGCTGGTACGCAGCCGCCCGGTCCCGGCGGCGGTCCCGGTCCCAGCACCGACCCCCGCCCCGACCCCCGCCCCCGCCCCGGCCCTGACGGAGGAGCCCGCGAGGGCGGCGGCTGCCGAGGCGCCCGCGCCGTGA
- a CDS encoding type III secretion system chaperone family protein, producing MATSSDTALAILRAALDEAGVEWEPSPGDPRTLVATLPGTRKLSTTCALRVGDHTLSVNAFVLRRPDENHEAVYRWLLERNTRLYGVAYAVDRLGDVYLVGRLPLAAVTPQEVDRLLGTVLENADEPFNTLLELGFASAIRREWEWRTKRGESTRNLEAFTHLAAPLAAPAPDQG from the coding sequence ATGGCCACCAGCAGCGACACCGCCCTGGCGATCCTCCGCGCCGCCCTCGACGAGGCCGGGGTGGAGTGGGAGCCCAGCCCCGGCGACCCGCGCACGCTGGTCGCCACGCTGCCGGGCACCCGCAAGCTGTCCACCACCTGCGCCCTGCGGGTCGGCGACCACACCCTCTCGGTGAACGCCTTTGTGCTGCGCCGCCCCGACGAGAACCACGAGGCGGTGTACCGCTGGCTGCTGGAGCGCAACACCCGCCTCTACGGGGTCGCCTACGCCGTCGACCGGCTCGGCGACGTCTACCTGGTGGGCCGGCTGCCGCTCGCCGCAGTCACCCCGCAGGAGGTCGACCGGCTGCTCGGCACGGTGCTGGAGAACGCCGACGAGCCGTTCAACACCCTGCTGGAGCTGGGGTTCGCCTCCGCCATCCGGCGCGAGTGGGAGTGGCGTACCAAGCGCGGCGAGTCCACCCGCAACCTGGAAGCCTTCACCCACCTGGCCGCCCCCCTGGCCGCGCCCGCTCCGGACCAGGGCTGA
- the mshA gene encoding D-inositol-3-phosphate glycosyltransferase produces the protein MSQQPARPVRRGQQRARLNPFQNLASGRRPRRPRRVAMLSVHTSPLHQPGTGDAGGMNVYIVELSKRLAELGVEVEVFTRTTSSDLPPTVELAPGVLVRHVTAGPYEGLVKEDLSAQLCAFTHGVLRTEAGHRPGHYDLVHSHYWLSGQVGWLAADRWGVPLVHTMHTMAKVKNAALAEGDTPEPAARVIGETQVVDAADRLIANTADEAQELAQHYGAGPDQLAVVHPGVNLEVFRPAGPRDQGRGSPADEAAVRAARDAARDRLGLPAGATVLLFAGRIQPLKAPDVLLRAVAVLLERDPTLRERLVVPVVGGPSGTGLARPESLHKLAAQLGIGDIVRFHPPVGQAELVQWYRAATALVMPSHSESFGLVALEAQACGTPVVAAAVGGLPVAVRHGVTGFLVDGHDPHDWARTLQRFLDDPGLGDRLGPAAARHAARFGWGASAAATAEVYADAMGRPGSDAARVPSRLRRASAR, from the coding sequence GTGAGCCAGCAGCCTGCGCGGCCGGTACGGCGCGGTCAGCAGCGCGCCCGACTCAACCCCTTCCAGAACCTCGCGTCCGGGCGGCGCCCCCGCCGCCCGCGCCGGGTGGCGATGCTCAGCGTCCACACCTCCCCGCTGCACCAACCGGGCACCGGCGACGCCGGCGGGATGAACGTCTACATCGTGGAGCTCTCCAAGCGCCTCGCCGAACTCGGCGTCGAGGTCGAGGTCTTCACCCGCACCACCTCCTCCGACCTGCCGCCCACCGTGGAACTCGCCCCCGGCGTGCTGGTGCGGCATGTCACCGCAGGCCCGTACGAAGGACTGGTCAAGGAGGACCTGTCCGCCCAGCTCTGCGCCTTCACCCACGGCGTGCTGCGCACCGAGGCCGGCCACCGGCCCGGCCACTACGACCTGGTGCACTCCCACTACTGGCTCTCCGGCCAGGTCGGCTGGCTGGCCGCCGACCGGTGGGGCGTGCCCCTGGTGCACACCATGCACACCATGGCCAAGGTGAAGAACGCCGCACTCGCCGAGGGCGACACGCCCGAGCCCGCGGCCCGGGTGATCGGCGAGACCCAGGTGGTCGATGCGGCCGACCGGCTGATCGCCAACACCGCGGACGAGGCCCAGGAACTGGCCCAGCACTACGGCGCCGGACCCGACCAGCTGGCCGTCGTCCACCCCGGCGTCAACCTGGAGGTCTTCCGCCCCGCCGGACCGCGCGACCAGGGCCGTGGCAGCCCGGCCGACGAGGCCGCCGTCCGGGCCGCCCGCGACGCCGCCCGCGACCGCCTGGGACTGCCCGCCGGGGCCACCGTGCTGCTCTTCGCCGGTCGAATACAGCCGCTCAAGGCCCCCGATGTACTGCTCCGCGCCGTGGCGGTGCTGCTGGAGCGGGACCCCACGCTCCGCGAGCGGCTGGTGGTCCCCGTGGTCGGCGGTCCCAGCGGCACCGGACTGGCCCGCCCCGAGAGCCTGCACAAGCTCGCCGCCCAGCTGGGCATCGGCGACATCGTCCGCTTCCACCCGCCGGTCGGCCAGGCCGAGCTGGTCCAGTGGTACCGGGCCGCCACCGCCCTGGTGATGCCCTCCCACAGCGAGTCCTTCGGCCTGGTCGCCCTGGAGGCCCAGGCCTGCGGCACACCGGTGGTCGCCGCCGCCGTCGGCGGGCTGCCGGTCGCGGTGCGCCACGGCGTCACCGGCTTCCTGGTGGACGGCCACGACCCGCACGACTGGGCCCGTACCCTCCAGCGCTTCCTGGACGATCCGGGGCTCGGGGACCGGCTCGGCCCGGCCGCCGCCCGGCACGCGGCCCGGTTCGGCTGGGGCGCCTCAGCCGCCGCCACCGCCGAGGTGTACGCCGACGCCATGGGCCGCCCCGGCAGCGACGCGGCCCGCGTCCCCTCCCGGCTCCGCAGGGCCTCCGCACGGTAG
- a CDS encoding class I SAM-dependent methyltransferase: protein MDRWIAATLGPALRRAPGAPTAVDLGYGAAPWTAVELHARLSAVRPDVRVVGIEIEPDRVAAALPYARPPGLSFRRGGFELPLEGGARPLLVRAANVLRQYGEAEVAAVWERLCGRLAPGGLLVEGTCDEVGRRHVWVALGPEGPRTVTFAARLAGLERPGELAERLPKALIHRNVPGEPVHAFLADFDRAWAAAAPYAAFGARQRWAAACAALAGSWPLTGPRSRWRLGEVTVEWAAVAP from the coding sequence ATGGACCGCTGGATCGCCGCCACGCTCGGTCCGGCGCTGCGCCGCGCCCCCGGTGCTCCGACGGCGGTGGACCTCGGCTACGGGGCGGCGCCGTGGACGGCGGTGGAGCTGCACGCCCGGCTGTCGGCGGTGCGGCCCGACGTCAGGGTGGTGGGGATCGAGATCGAGCCGGACCGGGTGGCGGCGGCCCTGCCGTACGCCCGGCCGCCCGGGCTCTCCTTCCGGCGCGGCGGCTTCGAGCTGCCGCTGGAGGGCGGCGCCCGGCCGCTGCTGGTACGGGCGGCCAATGTGCTGCGGCAGTACGGGGAGGCGGAGGTCGCGGCGGTGTGGGAGCGGCTGTGCGGGCGGCTGGCCCCGGGCGGGCTGCTGGTGGAGGGCACCTGCGACGAGGTGGGGCGGCGGCATGTGTGGGTGGCGCTGGGTCCGGAGGGGCCTCGGACGGTGACCTTCGCGGCGCGGTTGGCGGGGCTGGAGCGGCCGGGGGAGCTGGCCGAGCGGCTGCCCAAGGCGCTGATCCACCGCAATGTGCCGGGGGAGCCGGTGCATGCCTTCCTGGCGGACTTCGACCGGGCGTGGGCTGCGGCGGCGCCGTATGCGGCGTTCGGGGCGCGGCAGCGCTGGGCGGCGGCCTGCGCGGCGCTGGCGGGGAGTTGGCCGCTGACCGGGCCGCGCAGCCGGTGGCGGCTGGGCGAGGTCACGGTGGAGTGGGCGGCGGTGGCGCCATGA
- a CDS encoding O-acetyl-ADP-ribose deacetylase encodes MTRITLVQGDITEQRVDAVVNAANSAMLGGGGVDGAIHRRGGPEVLDDCRRLRASRYGRGLPTGQAVATTAGRLPARWVIHTVGPVHRAEVDNSALLASCYRESLRVADDLGARTVAFPAVSTGIYGWPLEDAARIALATVAGAGAAVAEARFVLFDGTAFEAFQGVLDGLEGGEGFGGPES; translated from the coding sequence GTGACACGGATCACGCTGGTGCAGGGTGACATCACCGAGCAGCGAGTGGACGCGGTGGTGAACGCGGCCAACTCCGCCATGCTGGGCGGCGGGGGAGTGGACGGGGCGATACACCGCCGTGGTGGGCCTGAGGTCCTGGACGACTGCCGCCGGCTCAGGGCGTCCCGGTACGGCAGGGGACTGCCCACCGGGCAGGCGGTGGCCACCACGGCCGGCAGGCTGCCGGCCCGCTGGGTCATCCACACCGTCGGGCCGGTCCATCGGGCCGAGGTGGACAACTCGGCGCTGCTGGCCTCCTGCTACCGGGAGTCGCTGCGGGTGGCGGACGACCTGGGGGCGCGGACCGTCGCCTTCCCGGCGGTCTCCACCGGTATCTACGGCTGGCCGCTGGAGGACGCGGCGCGGATCGCGCTGGCCACGGTGGCGGGTGCGGGCGCCGCCGTCGCCGAGGCGCGCTTTGTGCTCTTCGACGGGACTGCGTTCGAGGCGTTCCAAGGCGTGCTGGACGGGCTTGAGGGTGGGGAAGGTTTCGGTGGGCCTGAGAGTTGA
- a CDS encoding PP2C family protein-serine/threonine phosphatase: MPATGDERDHSAPPPDGARTAEAPAAPVAIRPCPAQPRSGAREPGSEAPVSAPIPRPRHGSASDAALPAPIPLLVVENDASDARLIERQLTGTGQPFALRWARGLEQAARQLTEPGNAIACVLLDLAVPDARGLAGLHALLRSAPHTAVLVLTGAADAHLGAAAVAAGAQDFLIKHETDGPLLARAIRYAVERKRADESQRRLVEAELRGQENARLQRHLLPTPLLDGSGLAFHRRYRPGRRRALLGGDFYDAVRTDDGTVHVVIGDVCGHGPDEAALGVALRIAWRTLVFAGLTGEALLSTLQRVLEHERRSDEIFATLCMMAIAPDGGDGELYLAGHPAPLLLRPDAEPELLPADEPGPALGLVPAGGGLDSWPPVKVRLGDEWGLLLYTDGLIEGRVGAGSRRLGQDGLLGLIADHQAGGVAHQQLIDSAIAEVEDLNGGALTDDVAVLLLERIPRPG, encoded by the coding sequence ATGCCCGCAACCGGAGACGAGCGCGACCACAGCGCCCCGCCCCCGGACGGCGCCCGCACCGCCGAGGCCCCCGCCGCCCCGGTGGCGATCCGCCCTTGCCCGGCCCAGCCCCGCAGCGGAGCCCGGGAGCCCGGCTCGGAGGCACCCGTCTCGGCACCCATACCTCGGCCTCGACACGGGTCCGCCTCGGACGCCGCCCTGCCCGCCCCCATCCCGCTGCTGGTCGTGGAGAACGACGCGAGTGACGCCCGGCTCATCGAGAGGCAGCTCACCGGCACCGGCCAGCCCTTCGCGCTGCGCTGGGCCCGAGGGCTGGAGCAGGCCGCCCGGCAGCTCACCGAGCCGGGCAACGCCATCGCCTGCGTGCTGCTCGACCTCGCCGTGCCCGACGCCCGCGGGCTCGCCGGGCTGCACGCCCTGCTGCGCAGCGCCCCGCACACCGCCGTCCTGGTCCTCACCGGGGCCGCCGACGCCCACCTGGGCGCCGCCGCCGTGGCCGCAGGCGCGCAGGACTTCCTGATCAAGCACGAGACCGACGGACCGCTGCTGGCCCGCGCCATCCGCTACGCCGTGGAGCGCAAACGGGCCGACGAGTCCCAGCGGCGGCTGGTCGAAGCCGAACTGCGCGGCCAGGAGAACGCCCGCCTGCAACGCCATCTGCTGCCCACCCCGCTGCTGGACGGCTCCGGGCTGGCCTTCCACCGCCGCTACCGGCCCGGCCGCCGCCGGGCACTGCTCGGCGGCGACTTCTACGACGCCGTCCGCACCGACGACGGCACCGTCCATGTGGTGATCGGCGACGTCTGCGGGCACGGCCCCGACGAGGCGGCGCTCGGCGTCGCGCTGCGGATAGCGTGGCGCACCCTGGTCTTCGCCGGCCTCACCGGGGAGGCCCTGCTCTCCACCCTCCAGCGGGTGCTGGAGCACGAGCGGCGCAGCGACGAGATCTTCGCCACCTTGTGCATGATGGCCATCGCCCCCGACGGCGGCGACGGCGAGCTGTACCTCGCGGGTCACCCCGCCCCGCTGCTGCTGCGGCCGGACGCCGAGCCCGAACTGCTGCCCGCCGACGAGCCCGGCCCCGCGCTGGGCCTGGTCCCGGCCGGCGGCGGGCTGGACAGCTGGCCCCCGGTGAAGGTGCGGCTGGGCGATGAGTGGGGCCTGCTGCTCTACACCGACGGCCTGATCGAGGGCCGGGTCGGCGCCGGGTCGCGCCGCCTGGGGCAGGACGGTCTGCTGGGTCTGATCGCCGACCACCAGGCTGGCGGAGTGGCACACCAGCAGTTGATCGACTCCGCCATCGCCGAGGTGGAGGACCTCAACGGCGGGGCACTCACCGACGATGTCGCCGTACTGCTGCTGGAGCGCATCCCCCGGCCGGGCTGA